From the bacterium genome, the window ATAAATTAGCGTTACGCGCAGCTACAAAAATGTACGAGCATCTCCAACGTGATATCTTTCCAGAATTTCGGCTCGGGTTACTGCACGGGCGGATGAAAGAATCGGATAAACAGCAGATGCTAGCAAATTTTTTATCGCAGAAAATTCAAATGCTAGTTTCGACTACGGTAGTTGAAGTTGGTGTAGATGTAACCAATGCAACGATTATGGTCATCGAACATGCCGAACGATTCGGATTAGCGCAACTTCATCAGTTACGTGGCCGAGTCGGTCGTGGGAATCGGCAATCGACCTGTATTCTCGTTACAGCAAAAAATATTTCGGATGCGGCTCAAGCCCGTATGCAGATACTCTGTTCGACTACTGATGGATTTTTGATTGCTGAAGAAGATTTAAAATGGCGTGGTTCCGGAGAACTACTTGGTACCGCACAACACGGCACTCCTTCACTCCATCTAGCGGATTTATTGCGCGATGTTCGTTTACTGCAACAGGCAAAAAATGATGCGGTGGAATTGATTGCACGTGATGCATTATTATCGATGCCAGAACATGCTTATCTCCGGCAAGAAATATTGCGTATGAAACGTTCTGGAAAAACAGATTTGAGCAAAGTTGCTTGACAAACTAAAAAAACTGCGGTATTTTATATCATCATATCATTTATGATAATCACAAGAAGCAATCCATACATAATAAAAAATATTGTATCTTTGTGGTTAACCTATTTTGGTTATGGCTAAACCAATACAACAGAATAAAAAAGATTTAGGAACATTGAACCATTCACCTCGGTTAACAGCATTGTTTGAAGTAGCAAGGATGATGAGCGCAATATTAGAGTTAGATACGTTGTTGCAGATGATAGTGCAATTAGCTGCTGAACAGAGTTATGCGCGAAAAAGTTCGCTGATGTTACTGGATACTACTACGCAAGAATTAGTCATTCGGACTGCATTTGGAATTGATAATACCTCGGTTGTCGGGATTCGGGTTAAAGTAGGTAAAGGGATTGCCGGTCAAGTAGCAAAAAGTGGAACGGCGATCTGGGTTAAGGATATTGAACGCGATCCTCGATTCCGGAGGAAAAGTAAAAAGAAATATCTCACGAAATCATTTATCAGCGTACCGTTAACCATCAAAAACGAAGTTATTGGCGTACTGAACGTAAACGACCGGATAGATAACCGTTCATTTACGCGGGAAGATTTTGAACTCGTAACGATTTTAGCGAGTCAAGCGGCGGTAGCGATTGATAATGCGAAATTATATGCTGAAACCGAACAAATGCGAAATTATTTGCAAAATATTCTGAATAATCTTGTTGAAACTGTAGTGGTAATTGATCATACAAACGTATGCACGTTCGTGAACGAAAATGCGCGGTTATTTTTCAAACCATCAGTTCGTTCCGCTATCGGTTTTAAATACCCGGAAATATTTAATAGTCGGATTGCAAAAGCTATGCGGGATGTCATTAATGCTACCTATCAAAATGGTATTGTTATTGACCAGGAAATAGAATATAAAGATGAAAAGGGAACGGTTATCCCGATTGGGATAACCGGTTCATTGCTTCACTCGGTTGATGACCATGATTCAAAAGCGAAACCGGAAATAATCCTAATATTTCGCGATCTGACCGCAAGTCACGAACTCACTCGACTCCGAATTCTCAATGAAATGAAAACGGAATTTGTTTCAACGGTATCTCATGAATTGCGCACTCCATTAACCGCAATTAAAGGGTCGGTTGGTCTAATGGCTGAAGGCAGAACTGGTCCACTATCGCCAGTCCAACAAGAAATGATAACGCTCATTAAACGAAATACTGACCGACTGGCGCGCATGATTGATGATCTCCTTGAATTAACCCGAGCTGAAGCAGGGAGAATGAGAATCGACCCTAAATACATTGAACTTCGCGATGTGGTTAAAGACGTTTTTGCTCTATTAAGCCAACAAGCAGCGACGCAAAACCTAGAACTGCGAAGTGAAATTCCACCGGAATATAGTCCGATGTATGTTGATGCAGATAAATTACAACAAGTATTAATCAATTTAGTAGGTAACGCTATCAAGTTTACCCCGGAAAATGGTTCAGTAACGGTTCAGGCAACCGAAACTGAACAATATTGGCAAATAGCGGTTCGAGATACTGGTATTGGAATCCCTGCAGAGGAGCTACCAAAAATATTCGACGCTTATCATCAAGTTCGCCATCCCCAACGAGAAAATGTTTTTAAAGGATTCGGGCTAGGTCTCCCGATAACCAAACGCATCATTGATGCGCATAATGGAAAAATCTGGGTAAAATCGCGGTTGGGTAAAGGAACAACTTTCACATTCCGAATTCCTAAACCAGCTGAACCGATTCAGCTAAGAAAACGTTGAAAAAAGTCGTAACCTCATATCTCATTCTCATTCCTGTGAATGAATTACAGTCCCGTGAACTCGGAAGTTGAGGCTCATATGAGTGATCGAATGCACATAATCCCGTTTGCCGACTTAATCCGTTGGATTTTCGAAGAATACGCAAACGATAGAACGATTTTCGGAATTTCGGAATCTAAATTCTATAAACAAAAAAATAATGATCCTACCCACATTTTTTCTAGAAAGATAGAACTCCCGTTAGGACCAGCTGCCGGACCTCAGACACAGTTAGCACAAAACATCATTACCGCATATTTAGTAGGAGCGCGATTTTTCGAACTTAAAACTGTTCAGGTTATTGATGGACACGATTTACAACTAGCTAAACCGTGTATTCTTGTTGACGATGAAGGGTATAATACCGAATGGTCAACAGAATTAACGGTTTCTCAAGCGTTGCATGAATATATTAAAGCGTGGTTTGCTCTATCAATTCTCGCGCAAGAATTCGGTCTCGGACATAAAGATGGGTTTCTATTCAACCTGAGTGTGGGCTATGACTACGATGGGATAACCCATCCTAAAATCGACCGGTTTATTGAAGGATTAAAGAATGCCAGCTCTACCGCAATCTGGCCAGAATGTAGGAACTATGTATTAACCCATCTGAATCAATTTAACCATATTTCTGCGGATTATGTTGATTCGATATCTCCTACGGTAAGTAATTCGGTTACATTATCAACGCTCCATGGATGTCCGCCAGAAGAAATTGAAAAGATCGCACGCCATTTGATTGCGGTTAAAAAATTGCATACCTTCATAAAATGTAATCCAACATTATTAGGATACGATTTTGTTCGGAAAACACTTGATACGATGGGCTATGGTTATATCTCGTTTGACGATCGCCATTTTAGAACAGACCTACAATTTTCTGATGCAATTCCTATGTTCAAACGATTGCAGGAATTTGCTAACGAACATCAGGTTGAGTTCGGATTGAAGATATCGAACACACTACCGGTTAACATAACCAACCACGAATTACCAGGTAACGAAATGTACTTGAGTGGAAAAGCGTTATATCCGCTCGCTATTAATCTCGCCTGCCGGTTAGCCGAAGAATTTCATGGTGAGCTGAGAATATCTTATGCCGGCGGAGTCGACGCTTTCAATATTAAAGATATTTGTGAATCGGGACTTCTCCCTGTAACTTGTGTCACTACGATACTGAAACCGGGAGGATACACTCGATTTTATCAACTTGCGCAGATACTAGAAAAATGTAACTATCCAAAAACATGTATACCTATCAATGTTGAAAAACTAAAAAGAATTGCTGCAGATGCAATAATGAATGAATACTATT encodes:
- a CDS encoding ATP-binding protein, whose translation is MAKPIQQNKKDLGTLNHSPRLTALFEVARMMSAILELDTLLQMIVQLAAEQSYARKSSLMLLDTTTQELVIRTAFGIDNTSVVGIRVKVGKGIAGQVAKSGTAIWVKDIERDPRFRRKSKKKYLTKSFISVPLTIKNEVIGVLNVNDRIDNRSFTREDFELVTILASQAAVAIDNAKLYAETEQMRNYLQNILNNLVETVVVIDHTNVCTFVNENARLFFKPSVRSAIGFKYPEIFNSRIAKAMRDVINATYQNGIVIDQEIEYKDEKGTVIPIGITGSLLHSVDDHDSKAKPEIILIFRDLTASHELTRLRILNEMKTEFVSTVSHELRTPLTAIKGSVGLMAEGRTGPLSPVQQEMITLIKRNTDRLARMIDDLLELTRAEAGRMRIDPKYIELRDVVKDVFALLSQQAATQNLELRSEIPPEYSPMYVDADKLQQVLINLVGNAIKFTPENGSVTVQATETEQYWQIAVRDTGIGIPAEELPKIFDAYHQVRHPQRENVFKGFGLGLPITKRIIDAHNGKIWVKSRLGKGTTFTFRIPKPAEPIQLRKR